One segment of Bradyrhizobium sp. CB2312 DNA contains the following:
- a CDS encoding DUF190 domain-containing protein produces the protein MQIPNQAVSLRIFIGESDHYDGKPLYEAIVTTARERHLAGATVLRGPMGFGKSSRLHTSKILRLSEDLPLLIEIVDSEDNINAFLPILDGMMSSGLITLEKVQVLQYGAKAAS, from the coding sequence ATGCAGATTCCCAATCAGGCGGTTTCGCTCCGGATCTTCATCGGCGAGAGCGACCATTATGACGGCAAGCCGCTTTATGAAGCGATCGTGACGACGGCGCGCGAGCGGCACCTCGCCGGCGCGACCGTGCTGCGTGGCCCCATGGGGTTCGGCAAATCGAGCCGACTGCACACTTCCAAAATCCTGCGGCTGTCCGAGGACCTGCCGCTCCTGATCGAGATCGTCGACAGCGAGGACAACATCAACGCATTCCTGCCCATCCTGGATGGCATGATGTCGAGCGGCCTGATCACCTTGGAGAAGGTGCAGGTCCTGCAATATGGTGCGAAGGCCGCGAGCTGA
- a CDS encoding ABC transporter substrate-binding protein translates to MTRGRLVLTLTAITVLASSMAQAAERVRIGLLKLSSAAPLFLAKERGYFEQEGIEADLKFFDAAVPIAVASVSGDIDIGFTGFTAAFYNLAGKGGLKVIAGTAREAPGFQNTAYVASKRAYDSGLKALKDLPGHSVGITQIGSTFHYSLGLISDKLKFDVTSVRVVPLQSLPNVAAAIKGGQLDAALTATTTISPVVASGDAIILGFVGDETPWMLGCVVASNATIEKNRKLVEKVLAAYRRGADDYARVLLKRDADGKFVRSEEGDAMLAIISKYTEQKVEQLRIGLSVVDPALDSADIARQIAWFKRQKMIEPDIDAEKIIDKSFVPDRPTTPR, encoded by the coding sequence GTGACAAGAGGCCGACTGGTTCTGACGCTGACGGCGATCACCGTCCTCGCTAGCAGTATGGCGCAAGCGGCCGAACGGGTCCGCATCGGGCTGCTGAAACTCTCCTCGGCCGCCCCGTTGTTCCTCGCCAAGGAGCGCGGCTATTTCGAGCAAGAAGGGATCGAGGCCGATCTAAAGTTCTTCGACGCTGCCGTGCCGATCGCGGTGGCCAGCGTCTCCGGCGATATCGACATCGGTTTCACCGGCTTCACGGCCGCTTTCTACAACCTCGCGGGCAAGGGCGGACTGAAGGTGATTGCCGGCACGGCGCGCGAGGCACCCGGCTTCCAGAATACCGCTTACGTCGCCTCCAAGCGCGCGTATGATTCGGGCCTGAAGGCGCTGAAGGATTTGCCGGGCCATTCCGTCGGCATCACGCAAATCGGCTCGACTTTCCATTATTCGCTCGGCCTGATCTCCGACAAGCTGAAATTCGACGTGACCTCCGTCCGGGTCGTTCCGCTCCAATCGTTGCCGAATGTCGCCGCTGCCATCAAGGGCGGCCAGCTCGACGCGGCGCTTACCGCCACGACCACGATCAGCCCGGTGGTCGCCTCTGGCGACGCGATCATTCTCGGCTTCGTCGGCGACGAGACGCCCTGGATGCTCGGCTGCGTCGTGGCTTCGAACGCGACGATCGAGAAGAACCGCAAGCTGGTCGAGAAGGTGCTGGCCGCCTATCGCCGCGGCGCCGACGACTATGCGCGCGTGCTGTTGAAACGCGATGCGGACGGCAAGTTCGTCCGCAGCGAGGAAGGCGACGCGATGCTTGCGATCATCTCCAAATACACAGAGCAGAAGGTCGAGCAGCTCCGCATCGGGCTCTCGGTCGTCGATCCCGCGCTCGACAGCGCCGACATCGCCCGTCAGATCGCCTGGTTCAAGCGCCAGAAGATGATCGAACCCGACATCGATGCCGAGAAGATCATCGACAAATCCTTCGTCCCGGACCGGCCGACGACGCCGAGATGA
- a CDS encoding histidine phosphatase family protein, whose translation MPVPTIYYLRHGETEWNALGRLQGTKDVPLNARGRAQAVQAGSVLADLFRRDGRDKAALPYVSSPLGRARQTMELARGKLELPPADYALDDRLREIGYGSWEGLTLAESEAKDPDIYARRLADKWTVGPAGGETYADVQVRVRAWYDELRTDTVAVAHGGTCRALMVALGLETPASAAELYIEQGAVYVFRDGRLEKFS comes from the coding sequence ATGCCCGTGCCTACGATCTACTACCTTCGCCACGGCGAGACCGAGTGGAATGCGCTCGGCAGGCTTCAGGGCACCAAGGACGTTCCGCTGAACGCGCGCGGCCGCGCTCAGGCCGTGCAGGCCGGCAGCGTGCTGGCCGATCTGTTCAGGCGTGACGGCCGTGACAAGGCCGCGCTGCCCTATGTATCCAGCCCGCTCGGCCGCGCGCGCCAGACCATGGAGCTCGCGCGCGGCAAGCTCGAATTGCCGCCTGCCGACTATGCGCTCGATGACCGTCTGCGCGAGATCGGCTACGGCAGCTGGGAGGGGCTGACGCTGGCCGAGAGCGAGGCGAAGGATCCAGACATCTATGCGAGGCGCCTTGCCGACAAATGGACCGTCGGCCCCGCGGGCGGGGAGACCTATGCCGACGTGCAGGTCCGCGTTCGCGCCTGGTACGACGAGCTCCGGACCGACACTGTCGCGGTCGCCCATGGCGGCACCTGCCGGGCCCTGATGGTGGCCTTGGGGCTCGAGACCCCCGCCAGCGCCGCTGAGCTCTATATCGAGCAGGGCGCCGTCTACGTGTTCCGCGACGGCCGGCTGGAAAAGTTTAGTTAA
- the crcB gene encoding fluoride efflux transporter CrcB, which translates to MKSPSSAERWRTATLYAWVAAGSIIGGLTRYLVGLALDTGPGFPIATLFINATGSLIIGFYAALTGPDGRVLARPEHRQFVMTGFCGGYTTFSTFSLETFRLFHGGMKYTALAYIAASVVCWLVSVWLGHMLASRYNRLKRS; encoded by the coding sequence ATGAAGTCCCCCTCCTCCGCCGAGCGCTGGCGCACCGCGACGCTCTATGCCTGGGTGGCCGCCGGCAGCATCATTGGCGGGCTGACGCGCTACCTGGTCGGGCTCGCGCTCGACACCGGGCCCGGCTTCCCCATCGCGACGCTGTTCATCAACGCCACGGGCTCGCTGATCATCGGCTTCTACGCGGCGCTGACCGGCCCCGACGGCCGCGTGCTGGCGCGGCCCGAGCACCGGCAATTCGTGATGACCGGGTTCTGCGGCGGCTACACCACCTTCTCCACTTTCAGCCTGGAAACCTTCCGCCTGTTCCACGGCGGCATGAAATATACGGCGCTGGCCTATATCGCCGCGTCGGTCGTCTGCTGGCTGGTGTCGGTTTGGCTCGGCCATATGCTGGCGAGCCGCTATAATCGCCTGAAAAGGAGCTGA
- the crcB gene encoding fluoride efflux transporter CrcB, which yields MLSGVIAIVIGSVLGGCARYFVSGAIARRMGETFPWGTMTINVTGAFLIGIFGALATHPGSVFAAPNPWLFAVTGFLGCYTTVSSFSLQTLTLARNGEPMHALGNVVFSVGLCLAAVSCGFLLADSFGG from the coding sequence ATGCTGAGCGGAGTGATCGCGATCGTGATCGGCAGCGTGCTCGGCGGCTGCGCACGCTATTTCGTCTCCGGCGCGATCGCCCGGCGGATGGGCGAGACGTTTCCGTGGGGCACCATGACCATCAACGTCACCGGCGCCTTCCTGATCGGCATCTTCGGCGCGCTGGCAACGCATCCCGGCTCGGTGTTCGCCGCGCCCAATCCCTGGCTATTCGCGGTGACCGGCTTCCTCGGCTGCTACACCACGGTGTCCTCGTTCAGCCTGCAAACGCTGACGCTCGCCCGCAACGGCGAGCCGATGCACGCGCTCGGCAATGTCGTGTTCTCGGTCGGGCTCTGCCTCGCCGCCGTCAGTTGCGGCTTCCTGCTCGCGGACAGTTTTGGAGGCTAA
- the clpS gene encoding ATP-dependent Clp protease adapter ClpS gives MNDTVTTPKTKTKTKTKVERPRLHKVILINDDYTPREFVTMVLKAEFRMTEDQAYKVMITAHKLGACVVAVFTKDVAETKATRATDAGRAKGYPLLFTTEPEE, from the coding sequence ATGAACGACACCGTCACGACGCCGAAAACCAAAACCAAGACCAAGACCAAGGTCGAGCGGCCGCGGCTGCACAAGGTCATCCTGATCAACGACGACTACACGCCGCGCGAATTCGTGACCATGGTCCTGAAGGCCGAATTCCGCATGACCGAGGATCAGGCCTACAAGGTGATGATCACCGCGCACAAGCTCGGCGCCTGCGTGGTCGCCGTGTTCACCAAGGACGTCGCCGAGACCAAGGCGACGCGCGCCACCGACGCCGGCCGCGCCAAGGGCTATCCGCTGCTGTTCACCACGGAGCCGGAGGAATAG
- a CDS encoding MFS transporter: MTTTPNAARSALPRGIWVLGFVSMLMDVSSEMIHALLPVYLVTVLGASTLTVGFIEGVAEATASITKIFSGALSDWLGRRKLLAALGYGLAAMTKPLFPLAPSVGWLVAARFIDRVGKGIRGAPRDALIADIAPAGLRGASFGLRQSLDTIGAFVGPLAAIGLMWWTADNFTLVFWMAVLPAFLSFALIALAVHEPEPDPSREPATNPLNLTAMRQLGSVYWRVVAVGVVFTLARFSEAFLILRAQNIGLNAMWVPAVLVLMNITYALSAYPAGVLSDRINRTALLALGLLFLAGADLALALLPSLGGLALGVVLWGLHMGLTQGLLSAQVADAAPPSLRGTAFGYFNLFTGIALLAASVIAGALWDAYGPAGTFLAGLGFALVALVGLLTVGNGLVAEDK, encoded by the coding sequence GTGACGACGACACCGAATGCTGCGCGCAGCGCGTTGCCCAGGGGGATCTGGGTGCTCGGCTTCGTCTCGATGCTGATGGACGTCTCCTCCGAGATGATCCACGCACTGCTGCCGGTCTATCTCGTCACCGTGCTCGGCGCCTCCACGCTCACCGTCGGCTTCATCGAGGGCGTCGCGGAGGCGACCGCCTCGATCACCAAGATCTTTTCGGGCGCACTGTCCGACTGGCTCGGCCGCCGCAAGCTGCTCGCCGCCCTCGGCTATGGGCTGGCCGCGATGACGAAGCCGCTCTTCCCGCTCGCCCCCAGCGTCGGATGGCTGGTCGCAGCGCGCTTCATCGACCGGGTCGGCAAGGGCATTCGCGGTGCACCGCGGGATGCGCTGATCGCCGACATAGCGCCTGCAGGCCTGCGCGGCGCGAGCTTCGGCCTGCGGCAGTCGCTCGACACCATCGGCGCCTTCGTCGGGCCGCTCGCGGCGATCGGCTTGATGTGGTGGACGGCGGATAATTTCACCCTCGTGTTCTGGATGGCCGTGCTGCCGGCCTTCCTGTCCTTCGCCCTGATCGCGCTCGCGGTCCACGAGCCGGAGCCGGACCCGAGCCGGGAGCCCGCGACCAATCCGCTGAATCTGACGGCGATGCGGCAGCTCGGATCGGTGTACTGGCGCGTCGTCGCGGTCGGCGTCGTCTTCACGCTGGCCCGCTTCAGCGAGGCCTTCCTGATCCTCCGCGCGCAGAACATTGGGCTCAATGCGATGTGGGTGCCGGCGGTGCTGGTGCTGATGAACATCACCTACGCGCTGTCGGCCTATCCGGCCGGCGTGCTCTCCGACCGGATCAACCGGACCGCCCTGCTCGCGCTCGGCCTCCTCTTTCTTGCCGGCGCCGACCTCGCGCTCGCCTTGCTGCCGAGTCTTGGGGGCCTCGCGCTCGGCGTCGTGCTGTGGGGGCTGCACATGGGATTGACGCAAGGCCTGCTCTCGGCCCAGGTCGCCGACGCTGCGCCTCCGAGCCTGCGCGGCACCGCCTTCGGCTATTTCAACCTGTTCACGGGGATTGCCTTGCTCGCCGCAAGCGTGATCGCCGGCGCGCTGTGGGATGCCTATGGTCCTGCGGGCACGTTCCTCGCCGGGCTCGGCTTCGCGCTGGTGGCGCTCGTGGGGCTGCTCACTGTGGGCAACGGCCTCGTCGCGGAGGACAAGTGA
- a CDS encoding sigma-70 family RNA polymerase sigma factor, with protein sequence MSAFRQSVEAMIPALRRYARALTRDADAADDLVQDTLVRALRSERLFLGGDVRSWLYTILTNLNKNRRRSLARRPQFMQLTENNPDASGTEAEGRDIEKALATLVEEQRSVLLLVMLEGMSYREVADIQGVPIGTVMSRLARARAHVKASLEGERPALRRVK encoded by the coding sequence ATGAGTGCGTTTCGCCAGAGTGTGGAGGCCATGATTCCGGCGCTGCGCCGCTACGCCCGCGCGTTGACGCGCGATGCGGATGCGGCCGACGATCTTGTGCAGGACACCTTGGTGCGGGCGCTGCGTTCGGAGCGCCTGTTCCTCGGAGGCGACGTCAGGAGCTGGCTCTACACGATCCTGACCAACCTCAACAAGAACCGGCGGCGCTCGCTGGCAAGGCGGCCGCAATTCATGCAACTGACGGAGAACAACCCGGATGCCAGCGGGACCGAAGCCGAAGGGCGCGACATCGAGAAGGCGCTGGCGACGCTGGTCGAGGAGCAACGCTCGGTGCTGCTGCTGGTGATGCTGGAAGGCATGAGCTACCGCGAAGTCGCCGACATCCAGGGCGTGCCGATCGGCACCGTGATGTCGCGCCTCGCACGTGCCCGCGCCCACGTCAAAGCCTCACTGGAGGGCGAGCGCCCGGCGCTCAGGCGGGTGAAATGA
- the aroC gene encoding chorismate synthase, with protein MSFNTFGHMFRVTTFGESHGVAIGCVVDGCPPMIPLTEADIQKDLDRRRPGQSRFTTQRQEPDQVKILSGVMAHPETGVQVTTGTPIGLLIENTDQRSKDYSEIKDKFRPGHADFTYEAKYGLRDYRGGGRSSARETAMRVAAGAIARKVLPDVKVRGALVQIGPHKIDRAKWDWDEIAKNPFFCPDKDKAAFFETYLDGIRKSGSSIGAVLEIVAEGVPAGLGAPIYAKLDSDLAGAMMTINAVKGVEIGAGFGAAELTGEENADEMRTGNDGTRFLSNHAGGILGGISTGQPVVVRFAVKPTSSILQPRLTVDRKGADTEIFTKGRHDPCVGIRAVPVGEAMMACVLADHFLRDRGQVGR; from the coding sequence ATGTCCTTCAACACCTTCGGCCACATGTTCCGCGTCACCACCTTTGGCGAGAGCCATGGGGTGGCGATCGGCTGCGTGGTCGACGGCTGCCCGCCGATGATCCCGCTGACCGAAGCCGATATCCAAAAGGATCTTGACCGCCGCCGGCCCGGCCAGTCGCGCTTCACCACCCAGCGCCAGGAGCCGGACCAGGTCAAAATCCTGTCCGGCGTAATGGCGCATCCGGAGACCGGCGTGCAGGTGACGACCGGCACGCCGATCGGCCTGCTGATCGAGAACACCGACCAGCGCTCGAAGGACTATTCGGAGATCAAGGACAAGTTTCGCCCGGGTCATGCCGACTTCACCTATGAGGCCAAGTACGGCCTGCGCGACTATCGCGGCGGCGGCCGCTCCTCGGCGCGCGAGACCGCGATGCGGGTCGCTGCCGGCGCCATCGCGCGAAAAGTGCTGCCCGACGTGAAGGTGCGCGGCGCGCTGGTGCAGATCGGCCCGCACAAGATCGACCGCGCGAAATGGGACTGGGACGAGATCGCCAAAAATCCGTTCTTCTGTCCGGACAAGGACAAGGCCGCCTTCTTCGAGACCTATCTCGACGGCATCCGCAAGAGCGGCTCCTCGATCGGCGCGGTGCTGGAGATCGTCGCCGAGGGCGTGCCGGCGGGCTTAGGTGCGCCGATCTACGCAAAACTCGATTCCGATCTCGCGGGCGCGATGATGACCATCAACGCCGTGAAGGGCGTCGAGATCGGCGCCGGCTTTGGCGCCGCCGAGCTCACTGGCGAGGAGAATGCCGACGAGATGCGCACCGGCAATGACGGCACGCGCTTCCTCTCCAATCATGCCGGCGGCATTCTGGGCGGCATCTCGACGGGACAGCCGGTGGTGGTGCGTTTTGCGGTGAAGCCGACCTCGTCGATCCTGCAGCCGCGCCTCACCGTCGACCGCAAGGGCGCCGACACCGAGATTTTTACGAAGGGCCGCCACGATCCCTGCGTCGGCATCCGCGCCGTCCCCGTCGGCGAGGCCATGATGGCCTGCGTGCTGGCCGACCACTTTTTGCGCGATCGCGGGCAGGTGGGGCGCTAG
- a CDS encoding adenylate/guanylate cyclase domain-containing protein, whose product METSELQRITNWLIDGARSSRTPAEMIADVCEHLVEAGLPLWRFGVFIRTLHPEIFGRNFIWRQGEEVEIGTVDFEILETPEFAKSPLRIVFEQGLQVRGRMDDPDSKRFPFLDDMRAEGATDYIAVPLPFLDGSVHATSWVTRHPGGFSDDHVAAIRSIVTPLARVAEIISLRRTAEMLLDTYVGNRAGARILGGQIRRGHNDTMQAAIWLSDLRGFTALSDRLPAETVVEILNQYFDCQVTAIRGHGGEVLKFMGDGLLAVFPIDEYVGDAQHVCGRVLEAARESRASVEALAFPVGGVVERFRFGVALHVGNILYGNIGGGNRLDFTCIGPAVNLAARLEKIAGRLGRTVVASEGFANVCRHDWRALGDFPIAGFSKAQRVYGLGEETPVVMA is encoded by the coding sequence ATGGAAACCTCCGAGCTCCAGCGCATCACCAACTGGCTGATCGACGGCGCGCGGTCGTCCAGGACCCCGGCCGAGATGATCGCCGACGTCTGCGAACATCTGGTCGAGGCCGGGCTGCCATTGTGGCGGTTCGGCGTCTTCATCCGCACGCTGCATCCGGAGATCTTCGGCCGCAACTTCATCTGGCGGCAGGGCGAGGAGGTCGAGATCGGCACCGTCGATTTCGAGATCCTGGAGACGCCCGAATTCGCCAAGAGCCCGCTCCGGATCGTGTTCGAGCAGGGCCTGCAGGTCCGCGGACGGATGGACGATCCGGACAGCAAGCGGTTTCCGTTTCTCGACGACATGCGGGCCGAAGGGGCGACCGACTATATCGCGGTGCCGCTACCGTTCCTCGACGGCTCGGTGCATGCGACGAGCTGGGTGACACGACATCCCGGCGGCTTCAGCGACGACCACGTCGCGGCCATCCGCTCCATCGTGACGCCGCTTGCGCGCGTCGCCGAGATCATCAGCCTGCGCCGCACCGCCGAGATGCTGCTCGACACCTATGTCGGCAACCGCGCCGGCGCGCGAATCCTCGGCGGCCAGATCCGCCGCGGCCACAACGACACCATGCAGGCCGCGATCTGGCTGTCCGATCTGCGCGGCTTCACCGCGCTGTCGGACCGGTTGCCGGCCGAGACCGTGGTCGAGATCCTCAACCAGTATTTCGACTGCCAGGTCACCGCAATCCGCGGCCATGGCGGCGAGGTGCTGAAATTCATGGGCGACGGCCTGCTCGCGGTATTCCCGATCGACGAATATGTCGGCGATGCCCAGCATGTCTGCGGCCGCGTGCTGGAGGCCGCGCGCGAATCCCGCGCCAGCGTCGAGGCGCTCGCCTTTCCGGTCGGCGGCGTCGTCGAGCGCTTCCGCTTCGGCGTCGCGCTTCACGTCGGCAACATCCTCTACGGCAATATCGGCGGCGGCAACCGCCTCGACTTCACCTGCATCGGCCCCGCCGTCAATCTCGCCGCGCGGCTGGAGAAGATCGCCGGCCGGCTCGGCCGCACCGTCGTCGCCTCGGAAGGCTTTGCCAATGTCTGCCGCCACGACTGGCGCGCGCTCGGCGATTTTCCGATCGCGGGATTTTCGAAAGCCCAGCGCGTCTACGGGCTTGGCGAGGAGACGCCGGTGGTGATGGCGTGA
- a CDS encoding FAD-dependent oxidoreductase: protein MSTSEVTAGTKIVRRAANQKPSRVVADICVVGSGAAGMSAAIEGARAGRKVVLVDSLPALGGQAVNSIIGTFCGLFSNGSDGYQFTHGIADDLLGDLGAQENALFYRRGPHTTVVYYDEVALGRWVEKAMLAAGVTVIVGAVMRNVRVAGRRVTGIDLSTRYGDVEVEANGFVDASGDAALVWQAGFACREPDDGPIYGTQMLIVENIDESKVPSREELPARMREKAGDYGLLRREGLSFVIPGRGVAAMNMTHVETPLEPLEASRKGIEGKDQADRAFAFLRNEFPACFGKARIRAYGFPGIRQTRWIVGRQQLSVDDVRAGTKFEDAIGRTAWPIELHDHGSGHHWHVFDKDHVHYVPFGSLAPQEADNIVAAGRCIDADKAALSSVRVMGPCMAMGAAAAHALDLAGSGSVHQIDIDALKWRVRDNLERTD, encoded by the coding sequence ATGAGCACGAGCGAAGTCACCGCGGGCACCAAAATTGTCCGGCGTGCCGCAAACCAGAAGCCGTCGCGCGTCGTCGCCGACATCTGCGTGGTCGGTTCGGGTGCAGCCGGCATGTCGGCGGCAATCGAGGGCGCGCGCGCCGGACGCAAGGTGGTGCTGGTCGATAGCCTGCCAGCGCTCGGCGGCCAGGCGGTCAACTCCATCATCGGCACCTTCTGCGGCCTGTTCTCGAACGGCAGCGACGGCTACCAGTTCACCCACGGTATCGCCGACGATCTGCTGGGCGACCTCGGTGCGCAGGAGAACGCGCTGTTCTACCGCCGTGGGCCGCACACCACCGTCGTCTATTACGACGAGGTCGCACTCGGACGCTGGGTCGAGAAGGCGATGCTTGCGGCCGGCGTCACCGTGATCGTCGGCGCCGTCATGCGCAACGTCCGCGTCGCCGGCCGGCGCGTGACCGGGATCGATCTCTCCACCCGCTACGGCGACGTCGAGGTCGAGGCAAACGGCTTCGTCGACGCCTCCGGCGACGCCGCGCTGGTGTGGCAGGCGGGTTTTGCCTGCCGCGAGCCGGACGACGGCCCGATCTACGGCACGCAAATGCTGATCGTGGAGAATATCGACGAGAGCAAGGTGCCGAGCCGAGAGGAATTGCCGGCGCGCATGCGAGAGAAGGCCGGCGACTACGGCCTGTTGCGGCGCGAGGGCCTGTCCTTCGTCATTCCCGGGCGCGGCGTTGCCGCCATGAACATGACCCATGTCGAAACGCCGCTGGAGCCACTGGAGGCGAGCCGCAAGGGCATCGAGGGCAAGGACCAGGCCGACCGCGCCTTCGCTTTCCTCAGGAACGAATTCCCCGCCTGCTTCGGCAAAGCGCGCATCCGCGCCTATGGCTTTCCGGGGATCCGCCAGACGCGCTGGATCGTCGGCCGCCAGCAATTGTCGGTCGATGACGTCCGCGCCGGCACCAAATTCGAAGACGCGATCGGCCGTACGGCGTGGCCGATCGAACTGCACGACCACGGCTCCGGCCATCACTGGCACGTCTTCGACAAGGACCACGTCCACTATGTGCCGTTCGGCAGCCTGGCGCCGCAGGAGGCCGACAACATCGTCGCGGCCGGCCGCTGCATCGATGCCGACAAGGCCGCACTCTCCAGCGTTCGGGTGATGGGACCCTGCATGGCGATGGGCGCCGCCGCAGCGCACGCGCTCGACCTCGCCGGCAGCGGCAGCGTGCATCAGATCGACATCGACGCACTGAAGTGGCGCGTGCGCGACAATCTGGAGCGGACGGACTGA
- the fabI gene encoding enoyl-ACP reductase FabI yields the protein MAQNSGLMQGKRGVILGVANNRSIAWGIAKACHAAGAELAFTYQGDALKKRVEPLAAEIGGLVLGHCDVTDAATIDAAFAVLKEKWGKIDFLVHAIAYGEQLDGRYVDTTQENFSKSMLISCYSFTAVAQRAEKLMTDGGSLITLSYYGAEKWMPHYNVMGVAKAALEASVRYLAADLGEKNIRVNAISAGPIKTLAASGIGDFRYILKWNEYNAPMRRNVSTEDVGGSALYFLSDLSRGVTGEVHHVDSGYHVLGMKRPDAPDISLGGKD from the coding sequence ATGGCGCAGAATTCAGGTCTGATGCAAGGCAAGCGCGGAGTGATCCTCGGCGTCGCCAACAACCGCTCGATCGCCTGGGGCATTGCCAAGGCATGCCACGCCGCCGGCGCCGAGCTCGCCTTCACCTATCAGGGCGATGCGCTGAAGAAGCGCGTCGAGCCGCTCGCCGCCGAGATCGGCGGCCTCGTGCTCGGCCATTGCGATGTCACCGACGCTGCGACCATCGACGCGGCGTTCGCGGTGCTGAAGGAGAAGTGGGGCAAGATCGACTTCCTGGTGCACGCGATCGCCTATGGCGAGCAGCTCGACGGCCGCTATGTCGACACCACGCAGGAGAATTTTTCGAAGTCGATGCTGATCTCCTGCTATTCGTTCACGGCGGTGGCGCAGCGCGCCGAGAAGCTGATGACGGACGGCGGCTCGCTGATCACGCTCTCTTATTACGGCGCCGAGAAGTGGATGCCGCATTACAACGTGATGGGCGTCGCCAAGGCGGCGCTGGAAGCCAGCGTGCGCTATCTCGCTGCCGATCTCGGCGAGAAGAACATCCGCGTCAACGCGATCTCGGCAGGGCCGATCAAGACGCTCGCCGCGTCCGGCATCGGCGACTTCCGCTATATCCTGAAATGGAACGAGTACAACGCGCCGATGCGGCGCAACGTGTCGACCGAGGACGTCGGCGGCAGCGCGCTGTATTTCCTCTCCGATCTCTCGCGCGGCGTCACCGGCGAGGTGCATCACGTCGATTCCGGCTATCACGTGCTCGGCATGAAGCGGCCGGACGCGCCGGACATTTCGCTCGGTGGCAAGGACTGA
- a CDS encoding DUF1194 domain-containing protein gives MRLLFSIGAVLVAGMLAGGEVAGIAAPGPKFEPSRHQPQRLAADKDAQTVDVELILAVDVSYSMDMDELAVQREGYAQAIQSKEFLQALKLGPNGRIAVTYFEWAASSDQKVIIPWRLIDGPETADPVAAEIMKTPIRRASRTSISGAINFAMPLFEEDPYRGLRRVIDISGDGPNNNGGPVTVARDAALEKGIVINGLPIMVKEPSYSTMDIDNLDYYYEDCVIGGPGAFVISIKDREKFKEAIRTKLLMEVAGRTPERPVVPVADKDKEPRVNCMIGEKIWSDRWGR, from the coding sequence ATGCGCTTGCTGTTCTCGATCGGGGCTGTGCTGGTGGCCGGCATGTTGGCCGGAGGGGAGGTCGCGGGAATCGCGGCACCAGGACCCAAATTTGAGCCGTCCAGACATCAGCCGCAACGCCTTGCAGCCGACAAGGATGCGCAGACCGTCGACGTCGAGCTGATCCTCGCGGTCGACGTCTCCTACTCCATGGACATGGACGAACTCGCGGTGCAGCGCGAAGGTTATGCGCAGGCGATCCAGTCGAAGGAATTCCTCCAGGCGCTGAAGCTCGGTCCGAACGGCCGGATCGCGGTGACCTATTTCGAATGGGCGGCCTCCAGCGACCAGAAGGTCATCATCCCCTGGCGGCTGATCGACGGACCGGAGACTGCCGATCCGGTCGCGGCCGAAATCATGAAGACGCCGATCCGGCGCGCCTCGCGCACGTCGATCTCCGGCGCGATCAATTTCGCGATGCCGCTGTTCGAGGAGGATCCCTATCGCGGCCTGCGCCGCGTGATCGACATCTCGGGCGACGGGCCCAACAACAATGGCGGCCCCGTGACGGTGGCGCGCGACGCCGCGCTCGAGAAGGGCATCGTCATCAACGGCCTGCCGATCATGGTCAAGGAGCCGTCCTACTCGACCATGGATATCGACAATCTCGACTACTATTACGAAGACTGCGTCATCGGCGGTCCTGGCGCCTTCGTGATCTCGATCAAGGATCGCGAGAAGTTCAAGGAAGCGATCCGCACGAAACTCCTGATGGAGGTGGCGGGCCGCACGCCGGAGCGACCCGTGGTGCCCGTTGCCGACAAGGACAAGGAGCCGCGGGTCAATTGCATGATCGGCGAGAAGATCTGGTCGGACCGCTGGGGCCGCTGA